One window from the genome of Dermacentor silvarum isolate Dsil-2018 chromosome 5, BIME_Dsil_1.4, whole genome shotgun sequence encodes:
- the LOC119453473 gene encoding sodium-dependent glucose transporter 1A-like — protein sequence MPTQARLWLNFGRTFNLGLGNLGMGLIVALTGVALLDLVEIYDASVSSVSYLITTRGIGNLIGSLLGGKLYDTYNTQVISILTMILSSVTVLMIPLSGYLAVAHVMVFFEGLSLGAFGTGANVWIIRMWPENSSPALQAFHLAFGIGGLIAPFIAKPFLSPGAGGNSSSILNHTFGMAEQVYLTASHNSDLSKELLELGSDSEHGSGKSQVHYAFAIASALNILLVISMVVLYFVDRTDFKPQEPRNTDAAGAVIVQLASDVRFTRIVLAMLCAYVCVYVVLECSSSEMFSPFAVKSDLHFTKEAASRVVAVYFSCFSAGRLIAALLTIKVSVFWIIIASHIILLPTAVILAMWGSTRATVLWAGSALTGFCQGPLNAGVTAWTAQYISITNKMMSLVVVTGGIGSMSPPLLVGQFLESSPDVFLYVCLAAASLCIVVFVTMCVYVRDMTRSNESEALLVSVNHGGSQDSISPPIRF from the exons ATGCCCACGCAAGCTCGATTATGGCTGAATTTTGGCCGGACCTTCAACTTGGGCCTGGGAAACCTTGGAATG GGTCTGATTGTCGCGCTCACCGGTGTGGCTCTGCTGGACCTTGTGGAAATCTACGACGCCAGCGTCTCGAGCGTCTCGTATCTGATCACTACTCGTGGCATCGGCAACCTTATAGGTTCTCTGCTAG GCGGGAAGCTGTACGACACCTACAACACGCAAGTGATATCGATACTGACGATGATATTGAGCTCAGTCACAGTGCTCATGATTCCCCTGAGTGGGTACTTGGCAGTCGCACACGTCATGGTGTTCTTCGAAGGTCTCAGCTTGGGCGCATTTGGCACTG GCGCCAACGTATGGATCATCAGGATGTGGCCCGAGAACAGTAGCCCAGCTCTCCAGGCGTTCCACTTGGCTTTCGGCATCGGCGGCCTCATCGCCCCATTCATTGCCAAGCCTTTCCTCTCACCAGGCGCCGGAGGCAACTCAAGCAGCATTCTGAACCACACTTTCGGGATGGCCGAGCAGGTTTATCTGACAGCAAGCCACAATAGTGACCTCTCGAAGGAACTGCTCGAACTTGGAAGCGACAGTGAGCACGGTTCGGGCAAGAGCCAAGTTCACTACGCTTTCGCAATTGCCAGTGCCCTAAACATACTGCTGGTTATCTCCATGGTTGTGCTTTACTTCGTAGACAGGACCGATTTCAAGCCACAAGAGCCGAGGAACACGGACGCAGCCGGAGCAGTAATCGTCCAACTAGCGAGCGATGTCCGGTTCACCCGCATAGTGCTGGCGATGCTCTGCGCCTACGTGTGCGTTTACGTTGTCCTGGAGTGTTCGTCGTCCGAGATGTTCTCGCCGTTCGCGGTAAAGAGCGACCTGCATTTCACCAAGGAGGCTGCGTCGCGTGTGGTCGCCGTCTATTTCTCATGCTTTTCCGCCGGCCGCCTCATTGCTGCCCTGCTCACGATTAAGGTGTCCGTTTTCTGGATAATTATCGCATCGCACATCATCCTGCTTCCCACAGCGGTTATTCTCGCGATGTGGGGCTCCACTAGAGCCACGGTGCTGTGGGCCGGTAGCGCCCTAACTGGCTTTTGTCAGGGACCGCTAAACGCGGGAGTTACGGCGTGGACTGCACAGTACATAAGTATTACAAACAAGATGATGTCGCTGGTTGTTGTCACTGGAGGTATTGGTTCCATGTCGCCGCCTCTTCTCGTTGGCCAGTTCCTCGAAAGCAGCCCCGATGTATTTCTCTACGTGTGCCTCGCTGCCGCTTCGCTCTGTATCGTTGTCTTTGTTACCATGTGCGTATACGTGAGAGATATGACGCGGTCGAATGAAAGCGAAGCTCTTCTCGTCAGCGTAAATCATGGCGGCTCTCAAGACAGTATTTCTCCTCCTATTCGTTTTTGA